One window of Corynebacterium doosanense CAU 212 = DSM 45436 genomic DNA carries:
- the polA gene encoding DNA polymerase I: protein MSDTKRLLLIDGHSMAFRAFYALPAENFSTTGGQHTNAVYGFLSMLANIIAEEQPDHVGVAFDVGRKTFRTEMFPEYKAQREAAPPEFKGQVTIIDEVLQTLGITTMSVENYEADDIIATLVTAAKQSDYEILIVTGDRDYLQLVDDSTTVLYPMRGVSTLHRFTPAAVEEKYGLTPQQYPEFAALRGDPSDNLPNIPGVGEKTATKWIQEYGTLDELIAHADDIKGKAGDSFRERIDQVKMNRTLTAMVTDMELAVGPDDLDLKPAKVSEIAERFDELEFGTNLRERILSAVPTDNSSPAEAVVELGDVVIDEGPLDEWLEPRSGQGLALYVTGNAQPARGDTTAMGIVDKQRHAVAVELAELSPDEEKALAAWLSSADPKYLHGAKAVFHMLAGRGFELAGIAHDTAIAAYLLRPGQRTYELGDVYQRHLQRQRSEPDGQMSLMGDTSLTDSAAAILELAEELTRQLQDIDSFELYRDLELPLVDILARMEAAGIAADVTVLEDQLKTFTQQVADVEEHARGLVEKPDLNLSSPKQLQEVLFEQLGLPKTKKTKTGYSTAAKEVEQLAVKHPHPFLDDLLAHREYQKMKSTLEGLIKTVLDDGRIHTTFNQTVASTGRLSSTEPNLQNIPVRTEAGRRIRSAFTVGEGYECLLTADYSQIEMRVMAHVSQDPGLIEAYKEGEDLHNFVGSRVFDVPIDQVTPELRRRVKAMSYGLAYGLSAFGLSQQLDIPAGDAKAIMENYFERFGGVRDYLTAVVEQARKDGYTSTVFGRRRYLPELNSDNRIARENAERAALNAPIQGTAADIIKVAMIRVEREFRAQDVKSRVLLQVHDELVVEVAPGELEKVTAIVEKEMDGAITLRVPLEVSAGTGQNWDEAAH, encoded by the coding sequence GTGAGCGACACCAAGAGACTTCTGCTGATCGACGGCCACTCCATGGCGTTCCGGGCCTTCTACGCCCTACCCGCGGAGAACTTCTCCACCACCGGGGGCCAGCACACCAACGCGGTCTACGGTTTCCTGTCGATGCTGGCCAACATCATTGCCGAGGAGCAGCCGGACCACGTCGGCGTGGCCTTCGACGTCGGGCGCAAGACCTTCCGCACCGAGATGTTCCCGGAGTACAAGGCCCAGCGCGAGGCCGCCCCGCCCGAGTTCAAGGGTCAGGTGACCATCATCGACGAGGTGCTGCAGACCCTGGGCATCACCACGATGAGTGTAGAGAACTACGAGGCCGACGACATCATCGCCACGCTGGTCACCGCGGCGAAGCAGTCCGACTACGAGATCCTCATCGTCACCGGCGACCGCGACTACCTGCAGCTCGTGGACGACTCCACCACCGTGCTCTACCCGATGCGCGGGGTGTCCACCCTGCACCGCTTCACTCCCGCGGCCGTGGAGGAGAAGTACGGGCTCACGCCGCAGCAGTACCCGGAGTTCGCGGCGCTGCGTGGCGATCCCTCCGACAACCTGCCCAACATCCCCGGGGTGGGCGAGAAGACGGCCACCAAGTGGATCCAGGAGTACGGCACCCTGGACGAGCTCATCGCCCACGCCGACGACATCAAGGGCAAAGCTGGCGACTCGTTCCGCGAGCGCATCGACCAGGTGAAGATGAACCGCACGCTCACCGCGATGGTCACCGACATGGAGCTTGCGGTGGGCCCCGACGACCTCGACCTCAAACCCGCGAAGGTTTCGGAGATCGCCGAGCGTTTCGACGAGCTCGAGTTCGGCACCAACCTCCGCGAGCGCATCCTCTCCGCCGTGCCCACCGACAACTCCTCGCCCGCCGAGGCAGTGGTCGAGCTCGGCGACGTCGTCATCGACGAAGGCCCGCTCGACGAATGGCTGGAGCCACGCTCCGGTCAAGGCCTCGCCCTTTACGTTACCGGCAATGCGCAGCCCGCCCGCGGCGATACCACGGCGATGGGGATCGTCGATAAGCAGCGCCACGCCGTGGCCGTGGAACTGGCGGAGCTATCCCCGGACGAGGAGAAGGCGTTGGCCGCGTGGCTGTCCTCCGCAGACCCCAAGTACCTGCACGGTGCCAAGGCCGTGTTCCACATGCTGGCGGGACGTGGTTTCGAGCTCGCCGGGATCGCCCACGACACGGCCATCGCGGCGTACCTGCTGCGCCCGGGCCAGCGCACCTACGAGCTCGGCGACGTCTACCAGCGTCATCTGCAGCGCCAGCGCTCCGAGCCCGACGGCCAGATGTCGCTCATGGGCGACACCTCGCTCACCGATTCCGCCGCGGCGATCCTCGAGCTCGCTGAGGAGCTGACCCGGCAGCTGCAGGACATCGACAGCTTCGAGCTCTACCGCGACCTGGAGCTGCCCCTGGTGGACATCCTCGCCCGGATGGAGGCCGCGGGCATCGCGGCCGACGTCACCGTGCTCGAGGACCAGCTCAAGACCTTCACCCAGCAGGTCGCTGACGTGGAGGAGCATGCTCGGGGGCTCGTCGAGAAGCCCGACCTCAACCTGTCCAGCCCGAAGCAGCTGCAGGAGGTGCTCTTCGAGCAGCTCGGCCTGCCCAAGACGAAGAAGACCAAGACGGGCTACTCCACCGCGGCAAAGGAGGTCGAGCAGCTCGCGGTCAAACATCCGCATCCGTTCCTCGACGACCTGCTCGCGCACCGCGAGTACCAGAAGATGAAGTCCACGCTCGAGGGCCTGATCAAGACCGTGCTTGACGACGGCCGTATCCACACCACGTTCAATCAGACCGTCGCCTCCACCGGGCGCCTGTCCTCCACCGAGCCGAACCTGCAGAACATCCCCGTGCGCACCGAAGCCGGCCGCCGCATCCGCTCGGCATTCACCGTCGGCGAAGGGTACGAATGCCTGCTCACCGCCGACTACTCGCAGATTGAGATGCGGGTCATGGCGCACGTGTCGCAGGACCCCGGGCTCATCGAGGCGTACAAGGAGGGCGAGGACCTGCACAACTTCGTCGGCTCCCGGGTGTTCGACGTGCCCATCGACCAGGTCACCCCGGAACTGCGCCGCCGCGTCAAGGCCATGAGCTACGGCTTGGCGTACGGGCTCAGCGCCTTCGGACTGTCCCAGCAGCTGGACATCCCGGCCGGCGACGCCAAGGCCATCATGGAGAACTACTTTGAACGCTTCGGCGGGGTGCGCGACTACCTCACCGCGGTCGTCGAGCAGGCGCGCAAGGACGGCTACACCTCCACCGTCTTCGGCCGTCGTCGCTATCTGCCCGAGCTAAACTCCGACAACCGCATCGCCCGGGAGAACGCGGAGCGCGCCGCGCTCAACGCGCCGATCCAGGGCACGGCCGCGGACATCATCAAGGTGGCGATGATCCGGGTGGAGCGGGAGTTCCGCGCGCAGGACGTGAAGTCACGCGTGCTGCTGCAGGTGCACGACGAACTAGTCGTCGAGGTGGCTCCGGGCGAGCTGGAGAAGGTCACCGCCATCGTGGAGAAGGAGATGGACGGCGCGATCACCCTGCGCGTGCCGCTCGAGGTGTCGGCGGGCACCGGGCAGAACTGGGACGAGGCCGCCCACTAA
- a CDS encoding DUF2786 domain-containing protein: MARGQESIKDKVRKLLNQAADQEGTPEAALFYGKAFSLMARHGFDERDLGRDGAQRGMQRLDTDFSGSYSDMQMNLLNTLAHALHCVAVASRRPRAVGVVSGSVFGLRPHVERVELLFTLLNPMMAGLSTGAGNTVAQRRSFMAGFAAETGRRLTEAEAEVGREHQGYGLALIDDREQARSFMEESVDGVANHRRRARLDADAYTRGASAARRADLGQTRLAGSRGLPQAG, encoded by the coding sequence ATGGCCCGCGGGCAGGAATCAATCAAGGACAAGGTGCGCAAGCTGCTGAACCAGGCGGCTGACCAGGAAGGGACACCCGAGGCAGCCCTCTTCTACGGCAAGGCCTTCAGCCTCATGGCCCGCCACGGCTTCGACGAACGTGACCTCGGGAGAGACGGCGCACAGCGCGGGATGCAGCGGCTGGACACGGACTTCTCGGGCAGCTACTCGGACATGCAGATGAACCTGCTCAACACCCTCGCCCACGCTCTGCACTGCGTGGCCGTGGCCTCTCGCCGACCCCGGGCGGTCGGCGTGGTGTCCGGGTCGGTCTTCGGCCTGCGCCCGCATGTCGAGCGCGTCGAGCTGCTCTTCACGCTGCTCAACCCGATGATGGCGGGGCTCTCCACCGGCGCCGGAAACACGGTGGCCCAGCGCCGGTCATTCATGGCAGGTTTCGCCGCCGAGACGGGACGGCGTCTCACGGAGGCCGAGGCCGAGGTCGGCCGGGAACACCAGGGTTACGGTCTGGCGCTTATCGACGACCGTGAGCAAGCCCGCTCCTTCATGGAGGAGTCCGTGGACGGGGTGGCCAACCACCGGCGGCGGGCGAGGTTGGACGCCGACGCCTACACCCGCGGAGCCTCTGCCGCCCGACGCGCCGACCTGGGCCAGACCCGGCTCGCCGGCTCCCGTGGTCTGCCGCAGGCGGGTTAG
- a CDS encoding class I SAM-dependent methyltransferase, with the protein MNEHSVGDVHRRHWDADASRYHEEHASYLDGFHWCPEMLSESEARLLGDTSGASVLELGCGSASCATWLAADGAGFVTGFDISREMLSRSATSGAALVQADVQAMPYRDSAFDVVFSAFGALPFVPDVAAVLADVARVLRPGGRLVFSVNHPMRWVFPDDPGPAGLLAQLSYFEREYLEYSDDGTLTYAEYHRTFGDWVQALTGAGFLLDRVIEPEWPEHLTQSWGQWSPLRGRIFPGSVIFSATLSD; encoded by the coding sequence ATGAACGAGCACTCCGTCGGCGACGTTCACCGCCGCCACTGGGACGCGGACGCGAGCCGATACCACGAGGAACACGCCAGCTATCTCGACGGATTCCACTGGTGCCCGGAGATGCTGTCGGAGTCCGAGGCGAGGTTGCTCGGGGACACAAGCGGAGCGAGCGTTCTCGAGCTGGGCTGCGGATCCGCCTCATGTGCGACGTGGCTCGCCGCGGACGGCGCCGGGTTTGTCACCGGGTTCGACATCTCACGGGAGATGCTCTCCCGGTCCGCCACCTCCGGGGCCGCCCTGGTGCAGGCGGACGTGCAGGCGATGCCCTACCGCGACAGCGCCTTCGACGTGGTCTTCTCCGCCTTCGGCGCCCTGCCCTTCGTGCCCGATGTGGCGGCGGTGCTCGCGGATGTCGCCCGCGTCCTGCGACCGGGTGGCCGGCTGGTCTTCTCCGTCAACCACCCCATGCGCTGGGTCTTCCCCGACGATCCCGGGCCGGCGGGACTGCTGGCGCAGCTCTCCTACTTCGAACGTGAATACCTCGAATATTCAGACGACGGCACCCTGACCTACGCCGAGTACCACCGGACCTTCGGCGACTGGGTACAGGCGCTGACCGGAGCCGGTTTCCTTCTCGACCGGGTGATCGAGCCGGAATGGCCGGAGCACCTCACGCAGTCCTGGGGCCAGTGGTCCCCGCTGCGCGGCCGGATCTTCCCGGGCAGCGTGATCTTCTCGGCCACGCTGAGCGACTAA
- the rpsA gene encoding 30S ribosomal protein S1, whose product MPTSNAPQVAINDIGTAEDFLAAIDATIKYFNDGDIVTGSVVKVDHDEVLLDIGYKTEGVIPSRELSIKHDVNPDEVVQVGDEVDALVMTKEDKEGRLILSKKRAQYERAWGRIEELQEKDEPVTGTVIEVVKGGLILDIGLRGFLPASLVEMRRVRDLEPYIGQEIEAKIIELDKHRNNVVLSRRAYLEQTQSEVRSEFLHQLQKGQVRKGVVSSIVNFGAFVDLGGVDGLVHVSELSWKHIDHPSEVVTVGDEVTVEVLDVDLDRERVSLSLKATQEDPWRVFARTHAVGQIVPGKVTKLVPFGAFVRVEEGIEGLVHISELAQRHVDVPDQVVGVNEEVMVKVIDIDLDRRRISLSLKQADEDFTEEFDPSRYGMADSYDEQGNYIFPEGFDAETNEWMEGFDEQRAAWEGRYAEAERRHQAHAAQIERHRVAAEEAAEQTANYSSDSAEDAEGESTGTTQPAEEPQGGSLASDEQLAKLREKLAGN is encoded by the coding sequence ATGCCCACTTCTAACGCACCTCAGGTTGCCATCAACGATATTGGTACCGCTGAGGACTTCCTCGCCGCGATCGACGCGACCATCAAGTACTTCAACGACGGCGACATCGTCACCGGCTCTGTCGTCAAGGTCGATCACGACGAGGTTCTGCTCGACATCGGTTACAAGACCGAAGGTGTCATCCCGTCGCGCGAGCTCTCCATCAAGCACGACGTCAACCCGGACGAGGTCGTCCAGGTCGGCGACGAGGTTGATGCCCTCGTCATGACGAAGGAAGACAAAGAAGGCCGCCTCATCCTGTCCAAGAAGCGGGCTCAGTACGAGCGCGCGTGGGGCCGGATCGAAGAGCTCCAGGAGAAGGACGAGCCCGTCACCGGCACCGTCATCGAGGTTGTCAAGGGCGGCCTCATCCTGGACATCGGCCTGCGTGGCTTCCTGCCCGCCTCCCTCGTGGAGATGCGCCGCGTCCGCGATCTCGAGCCGTACATCGGCCAGGAGATCGAGGCGAAGATCATCGAGCTGGACAAGCACCGCAACAACGTCGTGCTGTCCCGCCGCGCCTACCTCGAGCAGACGCAGTCCGAGGTCCGCTCCGAGTTCCTGCACCAGCTCCAGAAGGGCCAGGTCCGCAAGGGCGTTGTGTCCTCCATCGTCAACTTCGGCGCCTTCGTCGATCTCGGCGGTGTCGACGGCCTGGTTCACGTTTCCGAGCTGTCCTGGAAGCACATCGACCACCCGTCCGAGGTCGTCACCGTCGGTGACGAGGTCACCGTCGAGGTTCTCGACGTCGATCTCGACCGCGAGCGTGTCTCCCTGTCGCTGAAGGCGACCCAGGAGGATCCGTGGCGTGTCTTCGCCCGCACCCACGCCGTGGGCCAGATCGTCCCGGGCAAGGTCACCAAGCTCGTTCCCTTCGGTGCGTTCGTTCGCGTCGAAGAGGGCATCGAGGGCCTCGTCCACATCTCCGAGCTGGCCCAGCGCCACGTGGATGTCCCGGACCAGGTTGTCGGCGTCAACGAAGAGGTCATGGTCAAGGTCATCGACATCGACCTCGACCGTCGTCGCATCTCCCTGTCGCTCAAGCAGGCCGACGAGGACTTCACCGAGGAGTTCGACCCGTCCCGCTACGGCATGGCCGACTCCTACGACGAGCAGGGCAACTACATCTTCCCGGAGGGCTTCGACGCGGAGACCAACGAGTGGATGGAAGGCTTCGACGAGCAGCGCGCTGCCTGGGAAGGCCGCTACGCCGAGGCAGAGCGTCGCCACCAGGCACACGCTGCCCAGATCGAGCGTCACCGTGTCGCCGCAGAGGAAGCCGCCGAGCAGACGGCCAACTACTCCTCTGATTCGGCCGAGGACGCCGAGGGTGAGTCCACTGGTACCACCCAGCCCGCCGAGGAGCCGCAGGGTGGATCCCTCGCCTCCGACGAGCAGCTCGCCAAGCTCCGCGAGAAGCTCGCCGGCAACTAG
- a CDS encoding glucose PTS transporter subunit IIA — MASKIQGTAQHIVDNLGGADNIASLTHCATRLRFQVRDQSAVDQAALDSDPAVLGVVPQGSTGMQVIMGGGVADYYQAINGLDSMQGLADGESRPASGKKEYGGVRSRFGWVDYAFEFLSDTFRPVLWALLGASLIITGLVLADTLGFQEFRAPLEEQPPTYQFLHAMWRSVFYFLPIFVGATAAKKLGANEWVGAAIPAALFTPEFAGMKETAREIPTAIEGQYTYVTDVFGLPMVIQDYGGQVFPPIFAAILLFFLEKLLKKIFPAAVHMVFVPFISLLIMIPLTAFVVGPFGLGIGNGIAHMLSAINDFSPFILAVVIPLLYPFLVPLGLHWPLNAIMLVNITNLGYDFIQGPMGAWNFACFGVVAGVLILSAREKNRPMQQVATGGLLAGLLGGISEPSLYGILLRFRNSYARLLPGCLVGGIIMGFFNVEAYAFVFTSLLTIPAMSPALGYTIGIAAAFFTSMILVLVFDYRSAAEKEEVRARIAAEREAANEAEDERIDAAAPAPAMATGVVTELTAPLEGRAIDISEVPDEAFASGALGKGIAIEPTGDTVVAPADGKVLTIQKTGHAVGLRLDNGIDLLIHVGIDTVKMAGEGFTTHVEKKQQVKSGDPLITFDREAIKAAGYPAVTLVLVSNTKKFADVLPVPAEHVNLGTPVISVTAKQEAAAPADA; from the coding sequence ATGGCATCAAAGATCCAGGGCACAGCCCAGCACATCGTCGACAACCTCGGCGGAGCAGACAACATCGCCAGCCTCACCCACTGCGCCACCCGCCTGCGTTTCCAGGTGCGGGACCAGTCGGCAGTGGACCAGGCTGCGCTGGACAGCGATCCGGCCGTCCTCGGCGTCGTCCCGCAGGGCAGCACCGGCATGCAGGTGATCATGGGAGGCGGGGTGGCCGACTACTACCAGGCCATCAACGGCCTCGACTCCATGCAGGGCCTGGCGGACGGGGAGTCCCGGCCCGCGAGCGGGAAGAAAGAGTACGGCGGGGTCCGCAGCCGCTTCGGCTGGGTGGACTACGCCTTCGAGTTCCTCTCCGACACCTTCCGCCCCGTTCTCTGGGCGCTGCTCGGTGCCTCGCTCATCATCACCGGCCTGGTGCTCGCCGACACGCTCGGTTTCCAGGAGTTCCGTGCCCCGCTGGAGGAGCAGCCGCCGACGTATCAGTTCCTGCACGCCATGTGGCGCAGCGTCTTCTACTTCCTGCCCATCTTCGTTGGCGCCACCGCCGCCAAGAAGCTCGGCGCCAACGAGTGGGTCGGCGCCGCCATCCCGGCCGCGCTGTTCACGCCGGAGTTCGCCGGCATGAAGGAGACCGCCCGCGAGATCCCCACGGCCATCGAGGGTCAGTACACCTACGTCACCGACGTCTTCGGCCTGCCCATGGTCATTCAGGATTATGGCGGGCAGGTCTTCCCCCCGATCTTTGCGGCGATCCTGCTGTTCTTCCTGGAGAAGCTGCTGAAGAAGATTTTCCCGGCCGCCGTGCACATGGTGTTCGTGCCCTTCATCTCGCTGCTCATCATGATCCCGCTCACCGCCTTCGTCGTCGGGCCGTTCGGCCTCGGCATCGGTAACGGCATCGCCCACATGCTCTCCGCCATCAACGACTTCTCGCCGTTCATCCTGGCCGTGGTCATTCCGCTGCTCTACCCCTTCCTCGTGCCGCTCGGCCTGCACTGGCCGCTCAACGCGATCATGCTGGTCAACATCACCAACCTCGGCTACGACTTCATCCAGGGCCCCATGGGCGCATGGAACTTCGCCTGCTTCGGCGTCGTCGCCGGCGTGCTCATCCTCTCCGCGCGGGAGAAGAATCGCCCAATGCAGCAGGTCGCCACGGGTGGTCTGCTCGCCGGACTACTGGGCGGCATCTCCGAGCCCTCGCTCTACGGCATCCTGCTGCGGTTCCGGAACTCCTACGCCCGCCTGCTGCCGGGCTGTCTCGTCGGCGGCATCATCATGGGCTTCTTCAACGTCGAGGCCTACGCCTTCGTCTTCACCTCGCTGCTCACCATCCCGGCCATGTCCCCGGCGCTGGGCTACACCATCGGCATCGCCGCGGCGTTCTTCACCTCGATGATCCTCGTGCTTGTCTTCGACTACCGCAGCGCCGCGGAGAAGGAGGAGGTGCGCGCCCGGATCGCCGCCGAGCGTGAGGCCGCCAATGAGGCGGAGGACGAGCGTATCGACGCCGCCGCTCCCGCCCCCGCCATGGCCACCGGAGTCGTCACCGAACTCACCGCCCCCCTGGAAGGCCGGGCCATCGACATCTCCGAGGTCCCCGACGAGGCCTTCGCTTCCGGGGCCCTGGGCAAGGGCATCGCCATCGAGCCCACCGGCGACACGGTCGTCGCCCCCGCGGACGGCAAGGTGCTCACCATCCAGAAGACGGGCCACGCCGTGGGCCTGCGCCTGGACAACGGCATCGACCTGCTCATTCACGTGGGCATCGACACCGTGAAGATGGCCGGCGAAGGATTCACCACCCACGTGGAGAAGAAACAGCAGGTCAAGTCCGGCGATCCCCTCATCACCTTCGACCGCGAGGCCATCAAGGCAGCCGGCTATCCGGCCGTCACGCTTGTCCTGGTCTCCAACACCAAGAAGTTCGCCGACGTCCTGCCGGTCCCGGCCGAGCACGTCAACCTGGGCACCCCGGTCATCAGCGTCACCGCCAAGCAGGAGGCGGCAGCACCCGCCGACGCCTAG
- the coaE gene encoding dephospho-CoA kinase, translating to MKKIGLTGGIGSGKSTVAKQLAAAGFPVVDADQLAREIVEQGQPALARLVEAFGDEILAADGSLNRAALAERAFSSQEGTDTLNSITHPAIRALTDQRFAEAEEAGVEAVIYDMPLLVDLGLDKGMDFVVVVSASEDVRIQRLAASRGVDEADARRRMAAQIDEATRNAAADVVIDNNGGLDELGPQVDLLIEKISSWEPRPS from the coding sequence ATGAAAAAGATCGGACTCACCGGAGGAATCGGAAGCGGGAAATCGACCGTCGCCAAGCAGCTGGCGGCGGCGGGTTTTCCTGTCGTGGACGCTGACCAACTGGCCCGCGAGATCGTCGAGCAGGGTCAGCCCGCGCTGGCCCGGCTGGTCGAGGCCTTCGGCGACGAGATCCTCGCCGCCGACGGCTCACTCAACCGGGCGGCGCTGGCCGAGCGCGCGTTCTCGAGCCAGGAGGGCACGGACACACTCAACTCCATCACCCACCCGGCCATCCGCGCGCTGACGGACCAGCGCTTCGCCGAGGCCGAGGAAGCCGGAGTTGAGGCGGTCATCTACGACATGCCTCTGCTCGTCGATCTCGGGCTGGACAAGGGGATGGACTTCGTTGTCGTGGTCAGTGCGTCGGAAGATGTCCGGATCCAGCGCCTCGCCGCCAGCAGGGGAGTCGACGAGGCGGACGCGCGCCGCCGCATGGCCGCGCAGATCGACGAGGCCACCCGCAACGCGGCCGCCGACGTGGTCATCGACAACAACGGTGGGCTGGACGAACTCGGGCCCCAGGTGGACCTGTTGATCGAGAAGATCAGTAGTTGGGAACCTCGCCCGTCATAA
- a CDS encoding LppP/LprE family lipoprotein — protein sequence MQTDHSWMLHWQNRGWTQVQPSGQSFTGFPCFDKAALQQQGIPEELLAKTITCEQSGASTGGDCSAVSAQDAVNEAAASLPPAEIGTWAFSRAGTGDFDPCADLSYTVLGIESATASSPYHILLYHNGEYLGTATAKTYGFAPTVTQTSDSSIAVVYHWPKPGEGNANRSGESHAQFTWDSSQDKVIMTGEVPNY from the coding sequence GTGCAGACCGACCACTCCTGGATGCTGCACTGGCAGAACCGGGGGTGGACTCAGGTGCAGCCGTCTGGCCAGAGCTTCACGGGTTTCCCGTGCTTTGACAAGGCAGCGCTGCAGCAGCAGGGCATTCCGGAGGAACTCCTGGCCAAGACCATCACGTGCGAACAATCCGGTGCCTCGACGGGGGGCGACTGCTCCGCCGTCTCTGCTCAGGACGCGGTGAACGAGGCCGCCGCATCACTGCCCCCTGCCGAAATCGGCACCTGGGCGTTCTCCCGCGCCGGCACCGGAGACTTCGACCCCTGCGCGGATCTCTCCTACACCGTCCTGGGTATCGAAAGCGCCACCGCCAGCTCGCCGTATCACATCCTGCTCTACCACAACGGCGAGTACCTGGGGACTGCCACCGCCAAGACTTACGGCTTCGCGCCGACGGTGACCCAGACCTCGGATTCCTCCATCGCCGTCGTGTACCACTGGCCCAAGCCAGGCGAGGGTAACGCCAATCGCTCCGGTGAATCCCACGCTCAGTTCACGTGGGACAGCTCGCAGGACAAAGTGATTATGACGGGCGAGGTTCCCAACTACTGA